tctgcatgtaggacagcacaatgaaaataaaacaccccaaagccaGACAAGTACTAACCACAagagccccaagttccctgaggtaggagtctgagcaggcgagcttgaggatgtggggaatttcacagaagaactgatccgcgacattgccttggcagagtggtattgaaaatgtgtttgcagagtgcagggcagcattgagaaaaccactgccccaggcagctgctgccattttgacacaagctctggtgtccatgagagtcccatagtgcaggggtttgcagatggcaacaaagcggtcataggccatgactgtgagaaggaaatattctgctgaaattaagaagagaaagagaaagacctgagcagcacatcctgagtaggaaatgaccctggtgttccagagggaattggccatggatttggggacagtgacagagatggagccaaggtcgaggagggagaggttgaggaggaagaagtacatgggggtgcggaggcggtggtcacaggctacagctgtgatgatgaggctgttgcccaggagggcagccaggtagatgcccaggaacagtgagaagtgcaagagctgcagctcccgcatgtctgtGAAAGCCAGGAGcaggaactcagtgagggagctgctgttggacattggttCCCTCTCAGCTTAGGCagtgtccaaggaggaaaaggcattgacaaattaggacaggcttctctgagcaaatcccattcccctcctcatagtaccccacacactgcctctctcctttgcctccattcagctccctttcctgaactccgGTTTctgctgagtgtgccatgcagagcaggggcctctgcccatgggctccagaggagtcagtccagctctactgggtttgtaaatggaggtgtcaaactgccctgtgtatgcgGTGGGGAcacctagggatgagcactgtgtgctgagtgaaggtgacctggtccagtgacccagtaggAATAGTCcctgtttaccactctaagagatgaacacagctctcatgccagctgtgtctgaaagagaaggtccttgtgagggcttcatctgccccagccttgctctcttgaacagagatgcctgtgtctgaatcagtcacaccagctcccaccgtggcaagggagagaaacagtgaagtgaaggcaaggggtgacctgaACATTTCCATATGTCTGTTCCCCAGTGGGATCTATCCCGTCCTCCAtcacaccgtgggagcattctttgatggaataaaaatctctggcatttcagttgctctcagcatgagcacttgtgcatcccaggaagaaaaaggggctcatggtgactgcatacggagtcagaggatctggtctgtccatgaaacttgctccctgctgccctgtgcttgcatctctcccagctaaaggacaatcacacttacaagttgctctgagaaagaaaccaaactgagCAGAGgaattcagtttcaaagtgaacattgccaaattcttctctctcagcccagagatggagagagtgctatggagagctcttcagaaggcatgatgaggtttctgactcacacaaccagcacaaggactctcagcgatcacaaatatgcggtgggaaagctctggtcttctggagggcatcttgcagcctggtagcacaccccacaaagacagtcaagaatgctaaagagggggggtctccttaagggagacagTCAGATCATTCCCCATGAATTGCCTGGGAGGTTGAAAGGGGTcttgggcacgtcactgccatgaagacaactccacgcaggacctgcagggtgaatgccttaactgcagctgaacccccttgcttaaccccagagagcaggagaacaagaaccagaccagcatggagaggtaaggaaacaaggagcaatactgtgagcctcctaccaaagggaaagcaaggagggagagacagacaggcagtaaggaaagccttcaccttccccagctgtgcacaccacctcccaggtggcaacactgcaggacagtcgctctcagccccttgttgtgcagtgggaaaaaggcatgctgcaggagagatgcccctctgctctgctggagctcaggctgctgaggagggggctcatgctctggaccccatggccttgagggcagaggctctgctgggtgggagcggaGATgcaggggggcttgcttagagaaagatgtctgcagtgtaggtactgttggaagatttccaaatcccccctcctgcagaatttctgttttcagtttcccctcactctctgattgtatctccactgcctggagctttccctcctgggagctgcttccctgtcccatgtcttttccccacccgcactctgcaaacagtaggaaaatgaaagcatagactcagaaaagatccttatctttaaggtaaccactgcaatgactgtcctcttgaaaaggcccctcagaacgatcctgggggtgagctagagctaagaacagccctgacccacgcagcaccctctcaacagcagaatgaacctgccctactgggggtcactccttccacccagagcttctccctgaagcactgtggggagttccccgggcaggctgggtgctgaccctcgcaggtggcagagtcactgtcccaggcacacagcaccctggggcacagggacactgctctgaattacagcccatgcagacctgggtgcactccctggctttgcacccctccaccatccctgggagaaggtaaccaTGATGCCCTGTTGCTCTGAcgatgtggctgggaatccctgctctaaggcactacctgctccaaacaggagaagctggcagagccaccctgacagaccctatcagctgtggaaggtgccagccttagaagaaccctccgggaaccacagcagtgttgccctgcagccagagacttactgtgtgaagggctgtgaagattcctccctgcagtgagctctcagctgtcctcccattcccaactgtctttaacttctgagtcgctcatctcatcctggtgcctgcaggcagtgccctgagtcttgctgctcctttaagaggagctgctcctggacagagctgtgtctcttcagcacctgccaggttgccatgggctcctgcagtcccaggagccagacccagctcaggagcagaggcccagctaaagacgtgactttctctgtctcttgtgaaCTCTCAAGATGTTCCTGGGGcttcagggctgacagttcctgaaaggccacagagtcacccctgggaaatgtccactgaagtagactgcaataatcaccaatggtccctctctaaaccctggagagggactgatttcagcattgccgttggttgcagttgcattgcatcagaggatggttatctaagagaaatggaaacagcccactctagaaaggcctgtccccatctcataagaagacaggatgcctaggcagggacaagaagggagctcatttcctcatgcttcagggaccaatttagaggaattaatcaatacacctaatgcccattgagaaatccctgggatggactgggattcagttccctcctgggCACTCCACACTCATAGGGGGTGAGATCTCCCTCCCCAAGTGTTGGGGTGCACAAAAgggatgtctgcaggcaatatccctcttttaggcaataacttcttttctgctgagaggatagtcaagcattggaacatgttgcccaggggagctgtgccatctctatccctggaggttttcaagactggaccaagctctcagtaacctggtctcaccccaaagctgaccttgcagtgagcacaaggttttGCTAGAGGCCTTCTGAGGTCCCATTCAacctgaaagagtctgtgattccttcccctCTGGGTCTACTCTTGTTGATGTTAGGGagagcactcagttctcctgaccatggaagtaagtcagacacaaGTATGATCAAATCAAttagctttcctgtccttctccagagatgtgtaaatgcagggctgcttggcaggttcccctgaatagccctgatcactcctttgcttcaccttttattgtgcttttctcccctttaccccttccaagttctaccctcttaccatcctcacactcccccatacaaacagcccacctctcttcaCCCTTTCCTCATAGGCCCTGTTTCTGCTTGCTTTGTAtgctcacttggcatttctgagatggtcgcCGTGATAATTCCTACCTaggtcagcaattccattcagctagtacctccttttagtacttgaagtgacctgcaatgcctcatgctgttgtcttgttagaggcaccacaagtccagGTGAGCCATCTacatacacacattaacagctgataCAATGAACTTCAGGCtggggacctagagaaacttggagattcagccaaaagaaacctcaggaagctttacaaagagaagtggcaagtcctgcccatggggaagaataaccctgtacattaggacaggttgggacctgaccagctcaggagtggcctgaggagaagggcctgggtgttacaagggatgccatatgagccaggggtGCATGCCCACtgtgaataaggccagatgcctacggggctgcattaggaggaaggtggccacccagacaaggggagttattatccccctcaactcagcactagtgtgtcctatttgggggctgccaggagcttttcttggtactgggaaccttcatgaaaagaggaaacagaccCAAACtatagcttgggaagttcagactggacattaggatgaagaactatcaCTTGAAGAGTattgctgtggtggagcaggccacccagagggagtctgtgatcagcccttggctttgtgtttcaaggaatagccagtgaggatggagagacatcagtgaagggagggagatctctgggtgagagcaaggtggggaagcaggtgcAAATTGGTGCACTCATCTTATTTCAGTCACCTAATAGACAGCCATACAGCCTAAGGTGCTCTGCAGAAGCCCCAGGGAGTTGGAATCTCAGAGGGATCCTGACCCTAGGAACAGCATGACTCATGCCGCAGTagctctgtctctctccactgattgCAGAGAGACTAGATGACCAGTTCAGGCTTAAAGCTGTTTAAATTAGTTATATGAAAAAGTGGAAGATAAAGTGAAATGATTTTCATGTCTATCTTGTCTGAGGTGCAGGAAGAGGCAATTTTCCATGTTTAAGTAGCATTGGCTTCTCTAAAACTTGGCCTCATAAACAAAAAGACTGCCTCTTACACACTTTGCCTTGCTAGAGTAAAGGAAGTAGTTATAAATCTGTCATTAAAATGTTAAGAATACAGGTGGAAATAAAGTTCATCAGGCAATCCAGGAGATGCCAGTAGCCATGATAAAATCTGCTCTTTCAGAATGAATGGGTAATGTCAGGCTGTATGATTTGTTGATAGCTATTAGTTTTGCTAGatacaaacagtaaataaaatgagttttttttttttctgaaatgttccttAAAAACCCCAAGCAATTAACATCTGGATCAGATTCCATTATACTTATTTTACCCTTCTCATCTAAACCATGGTCACTCTAGAGTCAAGTGGAGAGAGGTATGCTTCGCTAAATGAAGAGCCTTCCATTGCTAAGACATGGTCTAAACTGCCTGAATTCATCATCTTCTGTAGATGccattctttttcccctgacTATGAAGGGGCAGCAGACAGTGACACTGATATGAACAGttgcactgcagcagtgggattcagctccagacaGCCAAGTCGAAGCGTCTGCAATGCAAGCGGTCTGAGCTCCCATTAAATTCAGCAGTGATCTGGCCAACAGTGTCCATGCAGTTTGCAGACCAGTTTTGCTTAACGAATGTAGGGAAATGATTAGATGATGAAGCATGGGCATGTACTgccattttttaatattctaggATATCTTAGATGTCTACATGGGGATGGAAGAAAAGACAGCAGACACTTCTGGCTCAGAACCAGGTGATTACATCTTCTTAGATGCTTCATAGGTGCCTATATTTAAGTAGTTGacctccattgactataatggaATCTTCTATGTGCCATGCACTGGTGCTCCACAAAGAATGAAAGTCTTGAGGTCCATTGAGCAGGCCCTAGAGCCATTCAGTAGCCCCATGTTCCCAGCCTGAGTCAGTGCCTTCTAGAGGGAAGAGATCTCAGTCCTCTTCCTTCACCTGCTCTCCAAGACAGAACAACTGCTGTCTGTAACCTCTTTTCAAGCCATTCTCCTAAATTATTTTACAACTTCTCCTCCACAGAGCTTTTCCCTACTTTTTGGATCTCCAAATCCTTATCAGCAGTAAAACTTCCTTGGCTTTGTATGTTCTGCTGTTGGATGGCTTACCTTCTGGCATGTGCTCTTGCCTGGAGCTTTTGAGGATCTCACAGGAGATCATGCTATTGGGGAAAGAGGTGATGATCTAGAGTGTAAGTTGAGAAGGCaggaataattttcctttttttctttttttttttcatgcctcaGTAACTGTGTCTGTTTGTTTGAGCAAAGGGAGAGACTAGATGAATTTCTGCCCTGACGctaggggaaaggagaagaaggagtTTGTCTAGACTTCTGCTTCCACCTTGTGTGAAACAAGTCAAGATGGAAAGATTCTACAAAAGGCTCGAGGAGCTCTCTGGAACAAGAAAAACAGAGCTAGGAGCACTCCCTTACCTAACTTGGGATGGCTACCATAGAGCTGTCTCTCCCTGAACTTCCTctgtagtcagtgaagagaaacagctaCTGTTGGCTACAAGTCATGTGAGCTAACCTAGCCCATTAGCTTAAGGTGAGGTGTATCCCTCTAGAAATGACTCACAGAGTGTGAAGGCAGGCTAAGAAAGGAAGCTCCGTTGGATGGTACCTTGTGCAGTCATCCAGTGGTATTCCAGATGCCCTGGGCATGTGCATATCATGTACAGGAAACCTGTGCCCTTCTGAACACCTACACCTATCAAGTCATAGAGCTTCTTGTGTCAAAGTCACCTCAGCTTCACCTCAGTCACCTCAGCTCCCTCCCACGTTAATGACAGGCGACCAGCATCTTCACACCTCCACAGGGGGACTCAT
The genomic region above belongs to Apteryx mantelli isolate bAptMan1 chromosome 20, bAptMan1.hap1, whole genome shotgun sequence and contains:
- the LOC136993831 gene encoding olfactory receptor 14A16-like, which translates into the protein DLGSISVTVPKSMANSLWNTRVISYSGCAAQVFLFLFLISAEYFLLTVMAYDRFVAICKPLHYGTLMDTRACVKMAAAAWGSGFLNAALHSANTFSIPLCQGNVADQFFCEIPHILKLACSDSYLRELGALVVSTCLALGCFIFIVLSYMQIFTAVLKIPSEQGRHKAFSMCLPHLAVVSLFISTGSFAYLKPPSISSPALDLVVAVLYTVL